AAGCATAAGGATTACGGATATAAAATATAAAAATAGAGCTAAAATTTTAACTCTAAAATTTAACATTATTGAATTTATCTTGTCAAAAACTTTAGCAAACGGTATCTTTTAATATTAATTGAAAAATCTTGTGGGTTCAATTTTCGGGGTCTGTGATTTTCTTAATGCATGATTTGGGTTAATATTTACGTAAATTCTGGAGGGAACAATGAGAGCAATCATATTTGACAAATTCGGAGGCCCTGAAGTCTTAAAATTTGTTGATGTGCCTGTGCCAGAACTCAGGGCAGGTGATGTCCTGATAAAGGTAAAGGCAACGTCTGTGAATCACCTCGACCTGTGGATAAGAAATGGCCTGACAGCTTATGGCACAACCCTGCCTCATATACCAGGCTGCGATATAGCCGGGATTGTAGAGGATACAGGAGAGGGTGTCAGCACTGTAAAGACAGGAGAGAAGGTCTTTGTAGACCCCGGGATGCGGTGCTTTAAGTGTGACTTCTGCCTGGATGGAAACGATAACCTGTGTGTAAAGTTCGGTATTATAGGGGCAACCACTGATGGCGGCTATGCTGAATATGTGCGTGTCCCTGAAGTCAATGTAATCCGCATGCCGGAGAATCTTTCTTTTGAAGAGGCTGCGGCCTTCCCGCTCGTCTATCTAACAGCCTGGCATATGCTTATCGGAAGGGGAAAACTACAGCCTGGCGAAGACGCACTTATAATTGCAGCAGGCAGTGGTATCGGCTCTGCTGCAATACAGATTGCAAAACTCGCAGGAGCAAAGGTTATAGCAACTGCAGGCGGAGAGGA
The sequence above is drawn from the Nitrospirota bacterium genome and encodes:
- a CDS encoding zinc-binding dehydrogenase, giving the protein MRAIIFDKFGGPEVLKFVDVPVPELRAGDVLIKVKATSVNHLDLWIRNGLTAYGTTLPHIPGCDIAGIVEDTGEGVSTVKTGEKVFVDPGMRCFKCDFCLDGNDNLCVKFGIIGATTDGGYAEYVRVPEVNVIRMPENLSFEEAAAFPLVYLTAWHMLIGRGKLQPGEDALIIAAGSGIGSAAIQIAKLAGAKVIATAGGEEKTEKLKSLAPDYIIDHSKEDIYEKAMAITDGRGVDLVFEHVGPATFSKSLRSLKKNGRMVICGATTGAEVNLDLRYVFSRQLNIHGSIMGRRSELLKITGLMAGKKLKPVIDSVYTLENAVRAHEKMESRAHFGKIVITVD